In Lentibacillus amyloliquefaciens, one DNA window encodes the following:
- the folD gene encoding bifunctional methylenetetrahydrofolate dehydrogenase/methenyltetrahydrofolate cyclohydrolase FolD, whose translation MSANTINGKELAHKLREEMAEEVSRLRSEGIVPHLTVIIVGDDPASKSYVNGKKKASAQTGISSEVIEMPSSLSQDRLLEKIEELNNDEAVHGILVQLPLPEHIDEQLVIESISPYKDVDGFHPFNIGKMMTGDAAFLPCTPYGILTMLHSYDIPISGKHAVVLGRSNIVGKPVGQLLLNENATVTYCHSRTDNLYDYTRSADILIAAVGKPNMISADDIKEGSVIIDVGINRQEDGSLTGDVDFASAAEKASHITPVPKGVGPMTITMLLQNTIKAAKGLSRRGG comes from the coding sequence ATGTCAGCAAATACAATCAATGGAAAAGAACTTGCTCATAAACTTCGGGAAGAAATGGCAGAAGAAGTGTCGCGGTTGAGAAGTGAAGGGATTGTACCTCATTTAACGGTAATCATTGTGGGAGATGATCCTGCATCAAAATCGTATGTGAATGGGAAAAAGAAAGCTTCAGCACAAACCGGCATCTCTTCTGAAGTCATCGAAATGCCGTCTTCGCTTTCTCAGGATCGTCTTCTGGAAAAAATTGAAGAACTAAATAATGATGAAGCAGTTCATGGGATTTTAGTACAGCTGCCGCTTCCTGAGCATATCGATGAACAACTTGTGATTGAATCAATCAGCCCTTATAAAGATGTTGATGGTTTCCACCCGTTCAATATAGGCAAAATGATGACAGGGGATGCTGCGTTTCTTCCGTGTACCCCTTATGGCATCCTAACGATGCTTCACTCATATGATATTCCGATCTCGGGCAAACACGCTGTCGTTCTTGGGCGCAGCAATATTGTCGGAAAACCGGTGGGTCAATTGCTTCTTAATGAAAACGCGACTGTTACATATTGCCACTCAAGAACAGATAACTTATACGATTATACCCGCAGTGCCGATATCCTTATTGCCGCTGTCGGCAAGCCAAATATGATTAGCGCTGATGATATAAAAGAAGGTTCGGTAATCATCGATGTCGGCATCAATCGCCAAGAAGACGGATCACTGACTGGAGATGTGGACTTTGCCTCAGCTGCTGAAAAAGCCTCCCATATAACGCCTGTACCAAAAGGCGTGGGACCAATGACGATCACAATGCTTCTGCAAAACACGATTAAAGCAGCTAAAGGACTCTCACGCCGTGGAGGATAA
- the nusB gene encoding transcription antitermination factor NusB, whose product MNRHATRENALKILFQLDINDKHPEEAIEEQFESLEVDTYLKSLVEGVANYKNTIDEKIAEHMEKWSIDRIASVEKTILRIAVFEISYREDIPVNVAINEAVELANSYGDEKSGKFVNGVLSKIIA is encoded by the coding sequence ATGAATCGCCATGCAACAAGAGAAAATGCACTGAAAATATTATTTCAATTGGATATCAATGACAAACATCCTGAAGAGGCTATTGAAGAGCAGTTTGAATCGCTGGAAGTTGACACATATTTGAAAAGCCTGGTTGAGGGAGTAGCGAATTATAAAAATACGATTGATGAAAAAATCGCTGAACATATGGAAAAATGGTCAATTGACCGGATTGCCTCTGTTGAAAAAACGATTTTAAGGATTGCCGTTTTCGAAATCAGCTACCGGGAGGATATACCGGTAAATGTTGCCATTAATGAAGCGGTGGAACTCGCAAATTCATACGGGGATGAAAAATCCGGAAAATTTGTGAATGGCGTTTTATCAAAAATAATTGCGTAG
- a CDS encoding Asp23/Gls24 family envelope stress response protein: MSEQPLLNVSDNTNLGTVEIAPEVIEVITGIAASEVDGVSAMRGNFATGVVERFGRKSHGKGVKVDLTENGILIDLFVVLNFGVSIPKVAQKLQENIRQTLKNMTALEIDEINIHVVGVHMEGTEESE, translated from the coding sequence ATGAGTGAACAGCCTTTGTTGAACGTAAGCGACAATACGAACCTGGGTACCGTTGAAATTGCACCGGAAGTTATTGAAGTGATTACAGGTATTGCAGCATCTGAAGTTGACGGTGTTTCTGCAATGCGCGGCAACTTCGCAACAGGGGTTGTGGAACGATTCGGAAGAAAATCTCATGGTAAAGGCGTTAAAGTTGATCTGACTGAAAATGGTATCCTTATTGACCTGTTTGTTGTTTTGAATTTTGGTGTTTCGATTCCAAAAGTGGCGCAAAAGCTGCAGGAAAATATCCGTCAGACACTCAAAAATATGACAGCTCTTGAGATTGACGAGATCAATATCCACGTTGTCGGCGTTCATATGGAAGGAACAGAGGAAAGTGAGTAG